CTCATTTTTTCGAGCAAGAAATCGTGTAGCAAGCGTTTCCCGATCATCTCCCGTATTCCACCGCATCGATATTCGTTATCTTCGAGCGTTTAGAAGCAAAATcatgtatattattttatttttctacatcgatcttgtcatagtaaatattttgatgtatgttgTGTGCAAAAATCCGGTTACGTTATGCAAATTTTGAGAGAGAATGATTGAAACAATTTTGAAAtagtttttagatctcaaaaaccgaatctactgttattttgaattctgCGAATTTTTGGTCGGTTTTTGGAAAAACTTCTAAAATacaaaacgtagtactttttgatatcttcgatttgacagtatatttgtaatttttggacatgagatgagtgagttatgatcatttttgtgtgactgctcaaattgtgttggttttcaaAGGAGGTGTTTTACTTAAGTACTTCACTGGGGAAGTACGCTCTCGTCTGACTAGGGAGTTCACGGCTTTGCGACATGAAGACAACAGCGTGGCAGAGTTTGTAAGGAAGTTTGAGAGAGTGTGTCACTTCGTGCCCCTAATTGCGAATGATGCCCGAGAGAAGCTGAGGCACTTCATTGATGGATTACGGCCAATCTTGCGTCGTGATGTTAtagttgctggtcctactacttatGCTACTGCCATGTCGAGAGCcttggcggcagagcaagaaCAGAAAGACATCGAGAATAAAagacagggcaagaggccctatcaggcgcCCCAGCAGTAGAAGCAATTTAAGAGGCCTTTCTAGGGACAGCAGTGAAAGAGGCCGTTTCAAGGACCGCCTCAATGCAAATGTCCTATACTCCAAGAGAAGGCTCCTCAGAAGCCTGGTGAGTATCCAATGTGCCCAAAATACAACGGCCAACATATGGGGCAATGTATATGGGGCTcgggcaaatgcttcaagtgtggagccaatGATCACATGCTGAAGGACTGCCCCAGTGGAGGCAGCCAACCCAGGGAAAAGTGTTCGTCATGCATGCTGAGGAGGCGAATCCAGACACTACTCTACTGACTGGTAACCTATTTAATTCAGCGCCGTATTATGTTTGCCATTCATGTTTCGAATTTTACTTATTATTAATAGCATGTTTGGCAATATTGTTAATCAATTCCATAACGAGTACCGTTTTACCAACCGTAGCTCTCAAAAGGGTTTTATGAGAGTTAAAAGGTCCGTTGTTAGGTAATAATCCCTTGAACAAGGGAGGTCCATAGGAtattcatgttttgaattttacttGGGATTAATAGCATGTTGCTTTCGTATTTTGGGAGTCTTCGGATAGAAATTTTCAACTATGCATGAGgttaagattagtattttgggGTATAAGTTtatgtgttgtgctaacgtccctcaggaaatatcttcataaaaTGAGTATCCACGAATGCCCTGTTAGATTCAAGGTCCACTCACTCTTTTATCCAGGAGACGTTCGCTAATTCTTTGAATGTCAAGTccattggactcgacgtgagctaCCCCATGACAGTCTCATCAGGGGAggagttatcagctactagaGTGGTCAGAGATATCGATCACGAACTACATGGCCACCTAGTTTACGTTGATTTGATTGTGTTgccaatgccagagtttgatattatctcgggaatggactggctgatgaagaacagagttctaattgactttcagaaaaggtcagtgttggtaagaTTGTTAGGTATAGAGAAATTCCTTTTTGAGCCAGACAGGTGGAGAAGTTTctctcgcatgatctcttgcatgcagacATAGAGACTTATACGTAAGGGGTGTCAGGAATTCTTGACCAGTATTATTTCAACACCTTAAGCACCCACCCCGTCGATATATGATGTACCAGTTGTTAGAGATTTTCTTGATGTTTTCCCAGACGatgtcacaggccttccaccagagagaggtggagttcgccATTGACCTTGTGTCTGGCACTGTGTCAATCTCTAAGACACCGTATTGTTTGGCTCTAATAGAGATAttagagctcaaacagcaaattcaggagctcctagactaataattcatccgccctagtttctcaccatgggccgcaccagtactcttcgtaaagaagaaatatggaaccatgaggctgtgtatcgattaccgagaattgaacaaggtaacgatcaagaacaaatacccattaccaaggatcgaagagttattcgatcagttgcatGGATCTatagtgttctctaagatagatctatgTTCTGAgtaccatcaactgaaggtaaaggatgcagatgttcataagacaaccTCAAGAACTAGATATTGgcactacgagttcttagtgatgctatttggactgacgaatgctccagcgatttttatggacctaatgaatcaagtatttcagccctacctagatcagttcatcacagtattcattgacgacattattatatactcgaagagccatgaggaacaCA
This genomic window from Primulina huaijiensis isolate GDHJ02 chromosome 7, ASM1229523v2, whole genome shotgun sequence contains:
- the LOC140981619 gene encoding uncharacterized protein, translated to MLAGMTQFFVQFAGDQATLDTGARPRLEAVYERFRSMDPKEFSGTMIFKGWIKSIELIFAFIELQEAYRVRIATFLLTGDAMLSWESAPVSVNLQNLSWDGGVLLKYFTGEVRSRLTREFTALRHEDNSVAEFVRKFERVCHFVPLIANDAREKLRHFIDGLRPILRRDVIVAGPTTYATAMSRALAAEQEQKDIENKRQGKRPYQAPQQ